A single genomic interval of Rhinopithecus roxellana isolate Shanxi Qingling chromosome 11, ASM756505v1, whole genome shotgun sequence harbors:
- the OPTN gene encoding LOW QUALITY PROTEIN: optineurin (The sequence of the model RefSeq protein was modified relative to this genomic sequence to represent the inferred CDS: inserted 1 base in 1 codon): protein MSHQPLSCLTEKGDSLSESTGNGPPHLAHPNLDTFTPEELLQQMKELLTENHQLKEAMKLNNQAMKGRFEELSAWTEKQKEERQFFETQSKEAKERLMALSHENEKLKEELGKLKGKSERSSEDPTDDSRLPRAEAEQEKDQLRTQVARLQAEKADLLGIVSELQLKLNSSGSSEDSFVEIRMAEGEAEGSVKEIKHSPGPTRTVTIGTSRSAEGAKNYLEHEELTVSQLLLCLREGNQKVERLEIALKEAKERVSDFEKKASNRSEIETQTEGSTEKENEEKGPETVGSEVEALNLQVTSLFKELQEAHTKLSEAELMKKRLQEKCQALERKNSATPSELNEKQELVYTNKKLELQVESMLSEIKMEQAKTEDEKSKLAMLQLTHNKLLQEHNHALKTIEELTRKESEKVDRAVLKELSEKLELAEKALASKQLQMDEMKQTIAKQEEDLETMTVLRAQMEVYCSDFHAERAAREKIHEXKEQLALQLAVLLKENDAFEDGGRQSLMEMQSRHGARTSDPDQQAYLVQRGAEDRDWQQQRNIPIHSCPKCGEVLPDIDTLQIHVMDCII from the exons ATGTCCCATCAACCTCTCAGCTGCCTCACTGAAAAGGGGGACAGCCTCAGTGAAAGCACAGGAAATGGACCCCCCCATCTGGCCCACCCAAACCTGGACACGTTCACCCCGGAGGAGCTGCTGCAGCAGATGAAAGAGCTCCTGACCGAGAACCACCAGCTGAAAG AAGCCATGAAGCTAAATAATCAAGCCATGAAAGGGCGATTTGAGGAGCTTTCGGCCTGGacagagaaacagaaggaagaacgccagttttttgagacacagagcAAAGAAGCCAAAGAGCGTCTAATGGCCTTGAGTCACGAGAACGAGAAATTGAAGGAAGAGCTTGGAAAACTGAAAGGGAAATCAGAAAGGTCATCTGAG GACCCCACTGATGACTCCAGGCTTCCCAGGGCAGAAGCAGAGCAGGAAAAGGACCAGCTCAGGACCCAGGTGGCGAGGCTACAAGCAGAGAAGGCAGACCTGTTGGGCATTGTGTCTGAACTGCAGCTCAAACTGAACTCCAGCGGCTCCTCGGAAGACTCCTTTGTTGAAATTAGGATGGCT gaaggagaagcagaagggTCAGTAAAAGAAATCAAGCATAGTCCTGGGCCCACGAGAACAGTCACCATTGGCAC gagCAGATCTGCAGAGGGGGCCAAGAATTACTTGGAACATGAGGAGTTAACTGTGAGCCAGCTCCTGCTGTGCCTAAGGGAAGGGAATCAGAAGGTGGAGAGACTTGAAATTGCACTCAAGGAGGCCAAAGAAAG agtttcagattttgaaaagaAAGCAAGTAATCGCTCTGAGATTGAAACCCAGACAGAGGGGAGCACAGAGAAAGAGAACGAAGAGAAAGGCCCGGAGACT GTTGGAAGCGAAGTGGAAGCATTGAACCTTCAGGTGACGTCTCTGTTTAAGGAGCTTCAAGAGGCTCATACAAAACTCAGTGAAGCCGAGCTCATGAAGAAGAGACTTCAAGAAAA GTGTCAGGCCCTTGAAAGGAAAAATTCTGCGACTCCATCAGAGTTGAATGAAAAGCAAGAGCTTGTTTATACTAACAAAAAGTTAGAGTTACAAGTGGAAAGCATGCTCTCAGAAATCAAAATGGAACAGGCTAAAACGGAGGATGAAAA GTCCAAATTAGCCATGCTACAGTTGACACACAACAAGCTTCTTCAAGAACATAATCATGCGTTGAAAACGATTGAGGAGCTAACAAGAAAAGAG TCAGAAAAAGTGGACAGGGCAGTGCTAAAGGAACTGAGTGAAAAACTGGAACTGGCAGAGAAGGCTCTGGCTTCCAAACAGCTGCAAATGGATGAGATGAAGCAAACTATCGCCAAGCAGGAGGAGGACCTGGAAACCATGACCGTCCTCAGGGCTCAG ATGGAAGTTTACTGTTCTGATTTTCATGCTGAaagagcagcaagagagaaaattCATG GAAAAGAGCAACTGGCATTGCAGCTGGCAGTTTTGCTGAAAGAGAATGATGCTTTCGAAGATGGAGGCAG GCAGTCCTTGATGGAGATGCAGAGTCGTCATGGGGCGAGAACAAGTGACCCCGACCAGCAGGCTTACCTTGTTCAAAGAG GAGCTGAGGACAGGGACTGGCAGCAACAGCGGAATATTCCGATTCATTCCTGCCCCAAGTGTGGAGAGGTTCTGCCTGACATAGACACGCTACAGATTCATGTGATGGATTGCATCATTTAG